A segment of the Candidatus Microthrix subdominans genome:
CCGGAAGGCCACGCCGGGTTTGTGTTGCCGCGGTCTGGGCTGGCCCTGCGCTCCGGGGTGACGGTGACCAATGCGCCCGGGTTGATCGACGCCGGGTACCGGGGCGAACTGCAGGTGATCCTGGCCAACACCGACCCGGACACGGCCGTGGAGGTTCGCCGCGGCGACCGCATCGCGCAGCTGGTCGTCCAGCGGGTCAGCCAAGTGACGCTCCTCAGCGTCGACGAGCTGCCATCGAGCGAGCGGGGCGATGGCGGGTTTGGTCACTCCGGCCGCTGAGCGGTCCCGGCCGAGGGCAGATCGATCGTGACCCGAACCGACACGATCGACGGTCGTCGGGGTGGTTCGCTGAAGCCCACCCCGACCGGGCGCTCGAAGCGCCGAGGCTCGCCCAGGTCGACCCCGTCGACGTGGGCGTTCCCGGCACTTACCCACCGCCAGCCGCGGGTTTGGTACCACTCCCGAGCGCCGGTCGGTGAGGTGCCGTAGGTCTCGACCCCCATCAGGGCCCGTGCCAGCGGGGCCTCCACCCATCGGGTAACCGCCAGGGGACGCCACAGCGGCACCGGCCTGAGCCGACCGCCGATCAGGTCGAGACGAAACCGGGCGGCGCTCACCGTCGTGCGGCGCCCATCGGACACCACCTGCAACG
Coding sequences within it:
- the dut gene encoding dUTP diphosphatase; the encoded protein is MPTDDRPNDRPDGSGNAHDRRVTMEVQQLDPGLELPSYAKPGDAGLDLRARVDVTLAPGGARALVPTGLAVAIPEGHAGFVLPRSGLALRSGVTVTNAPGLIDAGYRGELQVILANTDPDTAVEVRRGDRIAQLVVQRVSQVTLLSVDELPSSERGDGGFGHSGR